A portion of the Symphalangus syndactylus isolate Jambi chromosome 13, NHGRI_mSymSyn1-v2.1_pri, whole genome shotgun sequence genome contains these proteins:
- the ADAMTS10 gene encoding A disintegrin and metalloproteinase with thrombospondin motifs 10 isoform X1 — protein MAPACQILRWALALGLGLMFEVTHAFRSQDEFLSSLESYEIAFPTRVDHNGALLAFSPPPPRRQRRGTGATAESRLFYKVAAPSTHFLLNLTRSSRLLAGHVSVEYWTREGLAWQRAARPHCLYAGHLQGQASSSHVAISTCGGLHGLIVADDEEYLIEPLHGGPKGSPGPEESGPHVVYKRSSLRHPHLDTACGVRDEKPWKGRPWWLRTLKPPPARPLGNETERGQPGLKRSVSRERYVETLVVADKMMVAYHGRRDVEQYVLAIMNIVAKLFQDSSLGSTINILVTRLILLTEDQPTLEITHHAGKSLDSFCKWQKSIVNHSGHGNAIPENGVANHDTAVLITRYDICIYKNKPCGTLGLAPVGGMCERERSCSVNEDIGLATAFTIAHEIGHTFGMNHDGVGNSCGARGQDPAKLMAAHITMKTNPFVWSSCSRDYITSFLDSGLGLCLNNRPPRQDFVYPTVAPGQAYDADEQCRFQHGVKSRQCKYGEVCSELWCLSKSNRCITNSIPAAEGTLCQTHTIDKGWCYKRVCVPFGSRPEGVDGAWGPWTPWGDCSRTCGGGVSSSSRHCDSPRPTIGGKYCLGERRRHRSCNTDDCPPGSQDFREVQCSEFDSIPFRGKFYTWKTYRGGGVKACSLTCLAEGFNFYTERAAAVVDGTPCRPDTVDICVSGECKHVGCDRVLGSDLREDKCRVCGGDGSTCETIEGVFSPASPGAGYEDVVWIPKGSVHIFIQDLNLSLSHLALKGDQESLLLEGLPGTPQPHRLPLAGTNFQLRQGPDQVQSLEALGPINASLIVMVLARTELPALRYRFNAPIARDSLPPYSWHYAPWTKCSAQCAGGSQVQAVECRNQLDSSAVAPHYCSAHSKLPKRQRACNTEPCPPDWVVGNWSLCSRSCDAGVRSRSVVCQRRVSAAEEKALDDSACPQPRPPVLEACHGPTCPPEWAALDWSECTPSCGPGLRHRVVLCKSADHRATLPPAHCSPAAKPPATMRCNLRRCPPARWVAGEWGECSAQCGVGQRQRSVRCTSHTGQSSHECTEALRPPTTQQCEAKCDSPTPGDGPEGSRSVAQARVQWCHHSSLQPPPPGLKQSSSLSLLSSWDYRVQGCEQGRLLPPGAQISVLQPSLLPPDVLQNLPGPLGGARHPEPQLAGSPPPALQRAGQRGPQGGGNWEGRVRRSRKLFIGNPCRALAGGWRGAGCPPRAPLQHPPLPVHIVRPPPGWVWEGTAVHPSILCTHP, from the exons ATGGCTCCCGCCTGCCAGATCCTCCGCTGGGCCCTCGCCCTGGGGCTGGGCCTCATGTTCGAGGTCACGCACGCCTTCCGGTCTCAAG ATGAGTTCCTGTCCAGTCTGGAGAGCTATGAGATCGCCTTCCCCACCCGCGTGGACCACAACGGGGCACTGCTGGCCTTCTCGCCACCTCCTCCCCGGAGGCAGCGCCGGGGCACGGGGGCCACAGCCGAGTCCCGCCTCTTCTACAAAGTGGCCGCGCCCAGCACCCACTTCCTGCTGAACCTGACCCGCAGCTCCCGTCTACTGGCAGGGCACGTCTCCGTGGAGTACTGGACACGGGAGGGCCTGGCCTGGCAGAGGGCTGCCCGGCCCCACTGCCTCTACGCTGGTCACCTGCAGGGCCAGGCCAGCAGCTCCCATGTGGCCATCAGCACCTGTGGAGGCCTG CACGGCCTGATTGTGGCAGACGACGAAGAGTACCTGATTGAGCCCCTGCACGGTGGGCCCAAGGGTTCTCCGGGCCCGGAGGAGAGTGGACCACATGTGGTGTACAAGCGTTCCTCTCTGCGTCACCCCCACCTGGACACAGCCTGTGGAGTGAGAG ATGAGAAACCGTGGAAAGGGCGGCCATGGTGGCTGCGGACCTTGAAGCCACCGCCTGCCAGGCCCCTGGGGAATGAAACAGAGCGTGGCCAGCCAGGCCTGAAGCGATCGGTCAGCCGAGAGCGCTACGTGGAGACCCTGGTGGTGGCTGACAAGATGATGGTGGCCTATCACGGGCGCCGGGATGTGGAGCAGTACGTGCTGGCCATTATGAACATT GTTGCCAAACTTTTCCAGGACTCGAGTCTGGGAAGCACCATTAACATCCTCGTAACTCGCCTCATCCTGCTCACGGAGGACCAG CCCACTCTGGAGATCACCCACCACGCCGGCAAGTCCCTGGACAGCTTCTGTAAGTGGCAGAAATCCATCGTGAACCACAGCGGCCATGGCAATGCCATTCCAGAGAACGGTGTGGCTAACCATGACACAGCAGTGCTCATCACACG CTATGACATCTGCATCTACAAGAACAAACCCTGCGGCACACTAG GCCTGGCCCCAGTGGGCGGAATGTGTGAGCGCGAGAGAAGCTGCAGCGTCAATGAGGACATTGGCCTGGCCACAGCGTTCACCATTGCCCATGAGATCGGGCACAC ATTCGGCATGAACCATGACGGCGTGGGAAACAGCTGTGGGGCCCGTGGTCAGGACCCAGCCAAGCTCATGGCTGCCCACATTACCATGAAGACTAACCCATTCGTGTGGTCATCCTGCAGCCGTGACTACATCACCAGCTTTCTAGA CTCGGGCCTGGGGCTCTGCCTGAACAACCGGCCCCCCAGACAGGACTTTGTGTACCCAACAGTGGCGCCGGGCCAAGCCTACGATGCAGATGAGCAATGCCGCTTTCAGCATGGAGTCAAATCGCGTCAGTGTAAATACGGG GAGGTCTGCAGCGAGCTGTGGTGTCTGAGCAAGAGCAACCGGTGCATCACCAACAGCATCCCGGCCGCCGAGGGCACGCTGTGCCAGACGCACACCATCGACAAGGGG TGGTGCTACAAGCGGGTCTGTGTCCCCTTTGGGTCCCGCCCAGAGGGCGTGGACGGAGCCTGGGGGCCTTGGACTCCGTGGGGCGACTGCAGCCGGACCTGTGGCGGCGGCGTGTCCTCTTCTAGCCGTCACTGCGACAGCCCCAG GCCAACCATTGGGGGCAAGTACTGTCTGGGTGAGAGAAGGCGACACCGCTCCTGCAACACGGAT GACTGTCCCCCTGGCTCCCAGGACTTCAGAGAAGTGCAGTGTTCTGAATTTGACAGCATCCCTTTCCGTGGGAAATTCTACACGTGGAAAACGTACCGGGGAG GGGGCGTGAAGGCCTGCTCGCTCACGTGCCTAGCAGAAGGCTTCAACTTCTACACGGAGAGGGCGGCAGCCGTGGTGGACGGGACACCCTGCCGTCCAGACACAGTGGACATTTGCGTCAGTGGCGAATGCAAG CACGTGGGCTGCGACCGAGTCCTGGGCTCCGACCTGCGGGAGGACAAGTGCCGAGTGTGTGGTGGTGACGGCAGCACCTGCGAGACCATCGAGGGCGTCTTCAGCCCAGCCTCACCTGGGGCAG GGTACGAGGATGTCGTCTGGATTCCCAAAGGCTCTGTCCACATCTTCATCCAGGATCTGAACCTCTCTCTCAGTCACTTGG CCCTGAAGGGAGACCAGGAGTCCCTGCTGCTGGAGGGACTGCCCGGGACCCCGCAGCCCCACCGCCTGCCCCTGGCTGGGACCAACTTTCAGCTGCGACAGGGGCCAGACCAGGTCCAGAGCCTCGAAGCCCTGGGACCGATTAATGCATCTCTTATCGTCATG GTGCTGGCCCGGACCGAGCTGCCCGCCCTCCGCTACCGCTTCAATGCCCCCATCGCCCGTGACTCGCTGCCCCCCTACTCCTGGCACTATGCGCCCTGGACCAAGTGCTCGGCCCAGTGTGCAGGCG GTAGCCAGGTGCAGGCGGTGGAGTGCCGCAACCAGTTGGACAGCTCCGCGGTCGCCCCCCACTACTGCAGTGCCCACAGCAAGCTGCCCAAAAGGCAGCGCGCCTGCAACACGGAGCCTTGTCCGCCAGA CTGGGTTGTAGGTAACTGGTCGCTGTGCAGCCGCAGCTGCGATGCAGGCGTGCGCAGCCGCTCGGTCGTGTGCCAGCGCCGCGTCTCTGCCGCGGAGGAGAAGGCGCTGGACGACAGCGCATGCCCGCAGCCGCGCCCACCTGTGCTGGAGGCCTGCCACGGCCCCACTTGCCCTCCTGAGTGGGCGGCCCTCGACTGGTCTGAG TGCACCCCCAGCTGCGGGCCGGGCCTCCGCCACCGCGTGGTCCTTTGCAAGAGCGCAGACCACCGCGCCACGCTGCCCCCGGCGCACTGCTCACCCGCCGCCAAGCCGCCGGCCACCATGCGCTGCAACTTGCGCCGCTGTCCCCCGGCCCGCTGGGTGGCTGGCGAGTGGGGTGAG TGCTCTGCACAGTGCGGCGTCGGGCAGCGGCAGCGCTCCGTGCGCTGCACCAGCCACACGGGCCAGTCGTCGCACGAGTGCACGGAGGCCCTGCGGCCGCCCACCACGCAGCAGTGTGAGGCCAAGTGCGACAGCCCAACCCCCGGGGACGGCCCTGAAG ggtctcgctctgtcgcccaggctagagtgcagtggtgccaccatagctcactgcagcctccacctcctgggctcaagcaatcctccagcctcagcctcttgagtagctgggactacag AGTGCAAGGATGTGAACAAGGTCGCCTACTGCCCCCTGGTGCTCAAATTTCAGTTCTGCAGCCGAGCCTACTTCCGCCAGATGTGCTGCAAAACCTGCCAGGGCCACTAGGGGGCGCGCGGCACCCGGAGCCACAGCTGGCGGGGTCTCCGCCGCCAGCCCTGCAGCGGGCCGGCCAGAGGGGGCCCCAGGGGGGCGGGAACTGGGAGGGAAGGGTGAGACGGAGCCGGAAGTTATTTATTGGGAATCCCTGCAGGGCCCTGGCTGGGGGATGGAGAGGGGCTGGCTGTCCCCCTAGGGCCCCTCTTCAGCATCCCCCCCTTCCAGttcacatagtgagaccccctccAGGGTGGGTCTGGGAGGGGACAGCTGTTCACCCCAGCATCCTTTGCACCCACCCTTAG
- the ADAMTS10 gene encoding A disintegrin and metalloproteinase with thrombospondin motifs 10 isoform X2, with amino-acid sequence MAPACQILRWALALGLGLMFEVTHAFRSQDEFLSSLESYEIAFPTRVDHNGALLAFSPPPPRRQRRGTGATAESRLFYKVAAPSTHFLLNLTRSSRLLAGHVSVEYWTREGLAWQRAARPHCLYAGHLQGQASSSHVAISTCGGLHGLIVADDEEYLIEPLHGGPKGSPGPEESGPHVVYKRSSLRHPHLDTACGVRDEKPWKGRPWWLRTLKPPPARPLGNETERGQPGLKRSVSRERYVETLVVADKMMVAYHGRRDVEQYVLAIMNIVAKLFQDSSLGSTINILVTRLILLTEDQPTLEITHHAGKSLDSFCKWQKSIVNHSGHGNAIPENGVANHDTAVLITRYDICIYKNKPCGTLGLAPVGGMCERERSCSVNEDIGLATAFTIAHEIGHTFGMNHDGVGNSCGARGQDPAKLMAAHITMKTNPFVWSSCSRDYITSFLDSGLGLCLNNRPPRQDFVYPTVAPGQAYDADEQCRFQHGVKSRQCKYGEVCSELWCLSKSNRCITNSIPAAEGTLCQTHTIDKGWCYKRVCVPFGSRPEGVDGAWGPWTPWGDCSRTCGGGVSSSSRHCDSPRPTIGGKYCLGERRRHRSCNTDDCPPGSQDFREVQCSEFDSIPFRGKFYTWKTYRGGGVKACSLTCLAEGFNFYTERAAAVVDGTPCRPDTVDICVSGECKHVGCDRVLGSDLREDKCRVCGGDGSTCETIEGVFSPASPGAGYEDVVWIPKGSVHIFIQDLNLSLSHLALKGDQESLLLEGLPGTPQPHRLPLAGTNFQLRQGPDQVQSLEALGPINASLIVMVLARTELPALRYRFNAPIARDSLPPYSWHYAPWTKCSAQCAGGSQVQAVECRNQLDSSAVAPHYCSAHSKLPKRQRACNTEPCPPDWVVGNWSLCSRSCDAGVRSRSVVCQRRVSAAEEKALDDSACPQPRPPVLEACHGPTCPPEWAALDWSECTPSCGPGLRHRVVLCKSADHRATLPPAHCSPAAKPPATMRCNLRRCPPARWVAGEWGECSAQCGVGQRQRSVRCTSHTGQSSHECTEALRPPTTQQCEAKCDSPTPGDGPEECKDVNKVAYCPLVLKFQFCSRAYFRQMCCKTCQGH; translated from the exons ATGGCTCCCGCCTGCCAGATCCTCCGCTGGGCCCTCGCCCTGGGGCTGGGCCTCATGTTCGAGGTCACGCACGCCTTCCGGTCTCAAG ATGAGTTCCTGTCCAGTCTGGAGAGCTATGAGATCGCCTTCCCCACCCGCGTGGACCACAACGGGGCACTGCTGGCCTTCTCGCCACCTCCTCCCCGGAGGCAGCGCCGGGGCACGGGGGCCACAGCCGAGTCCCGCCTCTTCTACAAAGTGGCCGCGCCCAGCACCCACTTCCTGCTGAACCTGACCCGCAGCTCCCGTCTACTGGCAGGGCACGTCTCCGTGGAGTACTGGACACGGGAGGGCCTGGCCTGGCAGAGGGCTGCCCGGCCCCACTGCCTCTACGCTGGTCACCTGCAGGGCCAGGCCAGCAGCTCCCATGTGGCCATCAGCACCTGTGGAGGCCTG CACGGCCTGATTGTGGCAGACGACGAAGAGTACCTGATTGAGCCCCTGCACGGTGGGCCCAAGGGTTCTCCGGGCCCGGAGGAGAGTGGACCACATGTGGTGTACAAGCGTTCCTCTCTGCGTCACCCCCACCTGGACACAGCCTGTGGAGTGAGAG ATGAGAAACCGTGGAAAGGGCGGCCATGGTGGCTGCGGACCTTGAAGCCACCGCCTGCCAGGCCCCTGGGGAATGAAACAGAGCGTGGCCAGCCAGGCCTGAAGCGATCGGTCAGCCGAGAGCGCTACGTGGAGACCCTGGTGGTGGCTGACAAGATGATGGTGGCCTATCACGGGCGCCGGGATGTGGAGCAGTACGTGCTGGCCATTATGAACATT GTTGCCAAACTTTTCCAGGACTCGAGTCTGGGAAGCACCATTAACATCCTCGTAACTCGCCTCATCCTGCTCACGGAGGACCAG CCCACTCTGGAGATCACCCACCACGCCGGCAAGTCCCTGGACAGCTTCTGTAAGTGGCAGAAATCCATCGTGAACCACAGCGGCCATGGCAATGCCATTCCAGAGAACGGTGTGGCTAACCATGACACAGCAGTGCTCATCACACG CTATGACATCTGCATCTACAAGAACAAACCCTGCGGCACACTAG GCCTGGCCCCAGTGGGCGGAATGTGTGAGCGCGAGAGAAGCTGCAGCGTCAATGAGGACATTGGCCTGGCCACAGCGTTCACCATTGCCCATGAGATCGGGCACAC ATTCGGCATGAACCATGACGGCGTGGGAAACAGCTGTGGGGCCCGTGGTCAGGACCCAGCCAAGCTCATGGCTGCCCACATTACCATGAAGACTAACCCATTCGTGTGGTCATCCTGCAGCCGTGACTACATCACCAGCTTTCTAGA CTCGGGCCTGGGGCTCTGCCTGAACAACCGGCCCCCCAGACAGGACTTTGTGTACCCAACAGTGGCGCCGGGCCAAGCCTACGATGCAGATGAGCAATGCCGCTTTCAGCATGGAGTCAAATCGCGTCAGTGTAAATACGGG GAGGTCTGCAGCGAGCTGTGGTGTCTGAGCAAGAGCAACCGGTGCATCACCAACAGCATCCCGGCCGCCGAGGGCACGCTGTGCCAGACGCACACCATCGACAAGGGG TGGTGCTACAAGCGGGTCTGTGTCCCCTTTGGGTCCCGCCCAGAGGGCGTGGACGGAGCCTGGGGGCCTTGGACTCCGTGGGGCGACTGCAGCCGGACCTGTGGCGGCGGCGTGTCCTCTTCTAGCCGTCACTGCGACAGCCCCAG GCCAACCATTGGGGGCAAGTACTGTCTGGGTGAGAGAAGGCGACACCGCTCCTGCAACACGGAT GACTGTCCCCCTGGCTCCCAGGACTTCAGAGAAGTGCAGTGTTCTGAATTTGACAGCATCCCTTTCCGTGGGAAATTCTACACGTGGAAAACGTACCGGGGAG GGGGCGTGAAGGCCTGCTCGCTCACGTGCCTAGCAGAAGGCTTCAACTTCTACACGGAGAGGGCGGCAGCCGTGGTGGACGGGACACCCTGCCGTCCAGACACAGTGGACATTTGCGTCAGTGGCGAATGCAAG CACGTGGGCTGCGACCGAGTCCTGGGCTCCGACCTGCGGGAGGACAAGTGCCGAGTGTGTGGTGGTGACGGCAGCACCTGCGAGACCATCGAGGGCGTCTTCAGCCCAGCCTCACCTGGGGCAG GGTACGAGGATGTCGTCTGGATTCCCAAAGGCTCTGTCCACATCTTCATCCAGGATCTGAACCTCTCTCTCAGTCACTTGG CCCTGAAGGGAGACCAGGAGTCCCTGCTGCTGGAGGGACTGCCCGGGACCCCGCAGCCCCACCGCCTGCCCCTGGCTGGGACCAACTTTCAGCTGCGACAGGGGCCAGACCAGGTCCAGAGCCTCGAAGCCCTGGGACCGATTAATGCATCTCTTATCGTCATG GTGCTGGCCCGGACCGAGCTGCCCGCCCTCCGCTACCGCTTCAATGCCCCCATCGCCCGTGACTCGCTGCCCCCCTACTCCTGGCACTATGCGCCCTGGACCAAGTGCTCGGCCCAGTGTGCAGGCG GTAGCCAGGTGCAGGCGGTGGAGTGCCGCAACCAGTTGGACAGCTCCGCGGTCGCCCCCCACTACTGCAGTGCCCACAGCAAGCTGCCCAAAAGGCAGCGCGCCTGCAACACGGAGCCTTGTCCGCCAGA CTGGGTTGTAGGTAACTGGTCGCTGTGCAGCCGCAGCTGCGATGCAGGCGTGCGCAGCCGCTCGGTCGTGTGCCAGCGCCGCGTCTCTGCCGCGGAGGAGAAGGCGCTGGACGACAGCGCATGCCCGCAGCCGCGCCCACCTGTGCTGGAGGCCTGCCACGGCCCCACTTGCCCTCCTGAGTGGGCGGCCCTCGACTGGTCTGAG TGCACCCCCAGCTGCGGGCCGGGCCTCCGCCACCGCGTGGTCCTTTGCAAGAGCGCAGACCACCGCGCCACGCTGCCCCCGGCGCACTGCTCACCCGCCGCCAAGCCGCCGGCCACCATGCGCTGCAACTTGCGCCGCTGTCCCCCGGCCCGCTGGGTGGCTGGCGAGTGGGGTGAG TGCTCTGCACAGTGCGGCGTCGGGCAGCGGCAGCGCTCCGTGCGCTGCACCAGCCACACGGGCCAGTCGTCGCACGAGTGCACGGAGGCCCTGCGGCCGCCCACCACGCAGCAGTGTGAGGCCAAGTGCGACAGCCCAACCCCCGGGGACGGCCCTGAAG AGTGCAAGGATGTGAACAAGGTCGCCTACTGCCCCCTGGTGCTCAAATTTCAGTTCTGCAGCCGAGCCTACTTCCGCCAGATGTGCTGCAAAACCTGCCAGGGCCACTAG
- the ADAMTS10 gene encoding A disintegrin and metalloproteinase with thrombospondin motifs 10 isoform X3 has translation MAPACQILRWALALGLGLMFEVTHAFRSQDEFLSSLESYEIAFPTRVDHNGALLAFSPPPPRRQRRGTGATAESRLFYKVAAPSTHFLLNLTRSSRLLAGHVSVEYWTREGLAWQRAARPHCLYAGHLQGQASSSHVAISTCGGLHGLIVADDEEYLIEPLHGGPKGSPGPEESGPHVVYKRSSLRHPHLDTACGVRDEKPWKGRPWWLRTLKPPPARPLGNETERGQPGLKRSVSRERYVETLVVADKMMVAYHGRRDVEQYVLAIMNIVAKLFQDSSLGSTINILVTRLILLTEDQPTLEITHHAGKSLDSFCKWQKSIVNHSGHGNAIPENGVANHDTAVLITRYDICIYKNKPCGTLGLAPVGGMCERERSCSVNEDIGLATAFTIAHEIGHTFGMNHDGVGNSCGARGQDPAKLMAAHITMKTNPFVWSSCSRDYITSFLDSGLGLCLNNRPPRQDFVYPTVAPGQAYDADEQCRFQHGVKSRQCKYGEVCSELWCLSKSNRCITNSIPAAEGTLCQTHTIDKGWCYKRVCVPFGSRPEGVDGAWGPWTPWGDCSRTCGGGVSSSSRHCDSPRPTIGGKYCLGERRRHRSCNTDDCPPGSQDFREVQCSEFDSIPFRGKFYTWKTYRGGGVKACSLTCLAEGFNFYTERAAAVVDGTPCRPDTVDICVSGECKHVGCDRVLGSDLREDKCRVCGGDGSTCETIEGVFSPASPGAGYEDVVWIPKGSVHIFIQDLNLSLSHLALKGDQESLLLEGLPGTPQPHRLPLAGTNFQLRQGPDQVQSLEALGPINASLIVMVLARTELPALRYRFNAPIARDSLPPYSWHYAPWTKCSAQCAGARCRRWSAATSWTAPRSPPTTAVPTASCPKGSAPATRSLVRQTGL, from the exons ATGGCTCCCGCCTGCCAGATCCTCCGCTGGGCCCTCGCCCTGGGGCTGGGCCTCATGTTCGAGGTCACGCACGCCTTCCGGTCTCAAG ATGAGTTCCTGTCCAGTCTGGAGAGCTATGAGATCGCCTTCCCCACCCGCGTGGACCACAACGGGGCACTGCTGGCCTTCTCGCCACCTCCTCCCCGGAGGCAGCGCCGGGGCACGGGGGCCACAGCCGAGTCCCGCCTCTTCTACAAAGTGGCCGCGCCCAGCACCCACTTCCTGCTGAACCTGACCCGCAGCTCCCGTCTACTGGCAGGGCACGTCTCCGTGGAGTACTGGACACGGGAGGGCCTGGCCTGGCAGAGGGCTGCCCGGCCCCACTGCCTCTACGCTGGTCACCTGCAGGGCCAGGCCAGCAGCTCCCATGTGGCCATCAGCACCTGTGGAGGCCTG CACGGCCTGATTGTGGCAGACGACGAAGAGTACCTGATTGAGCCCCTGCACGGTGGGCCCAAGGGTTCTCCGGGCCCGGAGGAGAGTGGACCACATGTGGTGTACAAGCGTTCCTCTCTGCGTCACCCCCACCTGGACACAGCCTGTGGAGTGAGAG ATGAGAAACCGTGGAAAGGGCGGCCATGGTGGCTGCGGACCTTGAAGCCACCGCCTGCCAGGCCCCTGGGGAATGAAACAGAGCGTGGCCAGCCAGGCCTGAAGCGATCGGTCAGCCGAGAGCGCTACGTGGAGACCCTGGTGGTGGCTGACAAGATGATGGTGGCCTATCACGGGCGCCGGGATGTGGAGCAGTACGTGCTGGCCATTATGAACATT GTTGCCAAACTTTTCCAGGACTCGAGTCTGGGAAGCACCATTAACATCCTCGTAACTCGCCTCATCCTGCTCACGGAGGACCAG CCCACTCTGGAGATCACCCACCACGCCGGCAAGTCCCTGGACAGCTTCTGTAAGTGGCAGAAATCCATCGTGAACCACAGCGGCCATGGCAATGCCATTCCAGAGAACGGTGTGGCTAACCATGACACAGCAGTGCTCATCACACG CTATGACATCTGCATCTACAAGAACAAACCCTGCGGCACACTAG GCCTGGCCCCAGTGGGCGGAATGTGTGAGCGCGAGAGAAGCTGCAGCGTCAATGAGGACATTGGCCTGGCCACAGCGTTCACCATTGCCCATGAGATCGGGCACAC ATTCGGCATGAACCATGACGGCGTGGGAAACAGCTGTGGGGCCCGTGGTCAGGACCCAGCCAAGCTCATGGCTGCCCACATTACCATGAAGACTAACCCATTCGTGTGGTCATCCTGCAGCCGTGACTACATCACCAGCTTTCTAGA CTCGGGCCTGGGGCTCTGCCTGAACAACCGGCCCCCCAGACAGGACTTTGTGTACCCAACAGTGGCGCCGGGCCAAGCCTACGATGCAGATGAGCAATGCCGCTTTCAGCATGGAGTCAAATCGCGTCAGTGTAAATACGGG GAGGTCTGCAGCGAGCTGTGGTGTCTGAGCAAGAGCAACCGGTGCATCACCAACAGCATCCCGGCCGCCGAGGGCACGCTGTGCCAGACGCACACCATCGACAAGGGG TGGTGCTACAAGCGGGTCTGTGTCCCCTTTGGGTCCCGCCCAGAGGGCGTGGACGGAGCCTGGGGGCCTTGGACTCCGTGGGGCGACTGCAGCCGGACCTGTGGCGGCGGCGTGTCCTCTTCTAGCCGTCACTGCGACAGCCCCAG GCCAACCATTGGGGGCAAGTACTGTCTGGGTGAGAGAAGGCGACACCGCTCCTGCAACACGGAT GACTGTCCCCCTGGCTCCCAGGACTTCAGAGAAGTGCAGTGTTCTGAATTTGACAGCATCCCTTTCCGTGGGAAATTCTACACGTGGAAAACGTACCGGGGAG GGGGCGTGAAGGCCTGCTCGCTCACGTGCCTAGCAGAAGGCTTCAACTTCTACACGGAGAGGGCGGCAGCCGTGGTGGACGGGACACCCTGCCGTCCAGACACAGTGGACATTTGCGTCAGTGGCGAATGCAAG CACGTGGGCTGCGACCGAGTCCTGGGCTCCGACCTGCGGGAGGACAAGTGCCGAGTGTGTGGTGGTGACGGCAGCACCTGCGAGACCATCGAGGGCGTCTTCAGCCCAGCCTCACCTGGGGCAG GGTACGAGGATGTCGTCTGGATTCCCAAAGGCTCTGTCCACATCTTCATCCAGGATCTGAACCTCTCTCTCAGTCACTTGG CCCTGAAGGGAGACCAGGAGTCCCTGCTGCTGGAGGGACTGCCCGGGACCCCGCAGCCCCACCGCCTGCCCCTGGCTGGGACCAACTTTCAGCTGCGACAGGGGCCAGACCAGGTCCAGAGCCTCGAAGCCCTGGGACCGATTAATGCATCTCTTATCGTCATG GTGCTGGCCCGGACCGAGCTGCCCGCCCTCCGCTACCGCTTCAATGCCCCCATCGCCCGTGACTCGCTGCCCCCCTACTCCTGGCACTATGCGCCCTGGACCAAGTGCTCGGCCCAGTGTGCAGGCG CCAGGTGCAGGCGGTGGAGTGCCGCAACCAGTTGGACAGCTCCGCGGTCGCCCCCCACTACTGCAGTGCCCACAGCAAGCTGCCCAAAAGGCAGCGCGCCTGCAACACGGAGCCTTGTCCGCCAGA CTGGGTTGTAG